In the Hordeum vulgare subsp. vulgare chromosome 7H, MorexV3_pseudomolecules_assembly, whole genome shotgun sequence genome, one interval contains:
- the LOC123413407 gene encoding probable indole-3-pyruvate monooxygenase YUCCA10 encodes MENVVVLIVGAGPSGLSIAACLSQLSIPYVKLERESCSASLSRNRAYDRLKLDLAKEFCELPHMSYPVDAPTYIPKALFVKYLDDYVERFNICPKYHTSVESSTYDNDKKCWSIVAKDMAKCTTIKFTAKFLVVASGENSAENIPTIPGLESFSGEIIHSSSYKSGKSYFGKNVLVVGSGNSGMEIAYDLATHGANTSIIIRSQIHVMTKELIRLGMTLAHRLPLNLVDNILVMAANFIFGDLSRHGITRPKMGPMALKSKTGRSAVIDVGTVGLIKKGKIEVQGCTNKIFGNIVEFKCGKKISFDMIVFETGYKSTTNIWLKNGESMLNDNGLPIKEYQNHWKGENGLYCAGLARRGFAGIAADAKNTANDIKSMIGSMSS; translated from the exons ATGGAGAATGTTGTAGTGTTGATTGTTGGTGCTGGACCATCAGGCCTCTCAATAGCAGCATGCCTTAGCCAATTGTCAATTCCCTATGTCAAACTCGAGCGTGAGAGCTGTAGCGCGTCACTTTCGCGCAACCGTGCGTATGATCGCCTCAAGCTGGATCTTGCAAAGGAGTTCTGTGAGTTGCCACACATGTCGTACCCAGTAGATGCACCAACATACATACCAAAAGCCTTGTTTGTGAAGTACTTAGATGACTATGTTGAGCGTTTCAATATTTGCCCAAAGTATCACACTAGCGTGGAGTCATCCACATATGACAATGATAAAAAATGTTGGTCCATTGTTGCAAAAGACATGGCAAAGTGCACGACAATCAAGTTCACGGCAAAGTTTCTCGTTGTGGCAAGTGGTGAGAATAGTGCAGAGAATATTCCAACGATCCCTGGACTCGAAAGTTTTTCTGGTGAAATCATCCACTCCTCAAGCTACAAGTCAGGAAAGAGCTACTTTGGCAAGAATGTATTGGTTGTTGGATCTGGCAACTCCGGGATGGAAATTGCTTATGACCTTGCGACCCATGGTGCTAATACTTCCATTATTATACGAAGCCAG ATCCATGTAATGACGAAGGAATTAATTCGGTTGGGTATGACACTTGCTCACCGTCTTCCACTAAATCTAGTGGATAATATCCTTGTGATGGCTGCAAATTTCATATTTGGAGATCTATCGAGGCATGgcatcacaaggccaaaaatgggTCCAATGGCCCTGAAGTCAAAAACTGGCAGATCCGCAGTGATTGATGTTGGGACTGTTGGTTTAATCAAAAAAGGCAAAATAGAA GTTCAAGGGTGCACTAATAAGATCTTTGGCAACATAGTTGAATTTAAATGCGGTAAAAAAATCTCCTTTGACATGATTGTATTTGAAACTGGATACAAAAGCACGACAAATATATGGCTCAAG AATGGTGAGAGCATGTTAAATGACAATGGATTGCCCATCAAAGAATATCAAAATCATTGGAAAGGTGAAAATGGCCTCTACTGTGCTGGGTTAGCGAGGAGAGGATTCGCTGGTATTGCAGCAGATGCCAAGAATACCGCCAATGACATCAAATCTATGATAGGCTCCATGTCGAGCTAA